One Kribbella sp. NBC_00662 genomic region harbors:
- a CDS encoding roadblock/LC7 domain-containing protein: MSAESFTPYIGDTATVRNLLDAKLRSITGVTGLLLAGADGRPVAHVLEPDRANAAAAVCAASVSLGQRLADFVGPGRLSELTVRSPDGYVLLYAVGDKHVLMIMTVASANIARIHLACRDLRQELTGEAAPDPTAPD; this comes from the coding sequence ATGAGTGCCGAATCCTTCACGCCGTACATCGGCGACACCGCCACCGTGCGGAATCTGCTGGACGCCAAGCTGCGGTCGATCACCGGCGTGACCGGTCTGCTGCTGGCCGGGGCCGACGGCCGCCCGGTCGCCCACGTCCTCGAGCCGGACCGGGCCAACGCGGCCGCCGCGGTGTGCGCGGCGTCGGTGTCGCTCGGCCAGCGACTCGCCGACTTCGTCGGCCCTGGCCGGCTGAGCGAGCTCACCGTCCGCAGCCCCGACGGGTACGTGCTGCTCTACGCGGTCGGTGACAAGCACGTGCTGATGATCATGACCGTCGCGAGCGCGAACATCGCGCGTATCCATCTCGCCTGCCGCGACCTGCGTCAGGAGCTGACCGGCGAGGCCGCGCCCGACCCGACAGCACCCGACTGA
- a CDS encoding ATP/GTP-binding protein, with protein sequence MRDPDVEFKVVVTGPFGVGKTTFIQHISGVPVVGTEEATTGDEAELKPTTTVGLEHGHFDVHGDQLSTRLLLYGTPGQDRFRFMWDVVAEGADACVVLVDVANPSTWPDAARILDFFHDKPITALAVGANRGVEIPVAVDMLREFLATDVTVVPCNVIDERSARHLLVSLLTSLARSESRSCA encoded by the coding sequence GTGCGCGACCCAGACGTCGAGTTCAAAGTTGTTGTCACCGGCCCCTTCGGGGTAGGCAAGACGACTTTTATCCAGCACATCTCCGGCGTCCCCGTCGTCGGCACCGAGGAAGCGACGACGGGCGATGAGGCCGAACTGAAACCGACGACGACGGTCGGGCTGGAGCACGGCCATTTCGACGTGCACGGTGATCAACTGTCGACCCGGCTGCTGCTGTACGGCACCCCCGGCCAGGACCGGTTCCGGTTCATGTGGGACGTGGTTGCCGAGGGCGCCGACGCCTGCGTGGTCCTGGTCGACGTCGCCAATCCCTCGACCTGGCCCGACGCGGCACGGATCCTGGACTTCTTCCACGACAAGCCGATCACCGCGCTCGCCGTCGGCGCCAACCGCGGGGTCGAGATACCGGTGGCGGTCGACATGCTGCGCGAATTCCTGGCGACCGACGTCACCGTCGTGCCGTGCAACGTCATCGACGAGCGTTCCGCGCGGCACCTGCTGGTGTCGCTGCTGACGTCGCTGGCGCGGAGCGAGAGCCGCTCCTGCGCATGA
- the nadB gene encoding L-aspartate oxidase: protein MTRAVDVVVIGSGVAGLSTALGLAATREVLLLSAGDGSTPWAQGGVSAAYGEDDPLDHAHDTDVAGAGFCDPRNVRALVEEGPQRVAELIAHGARFDRNADGSLSRTLEGGHSRPRIVHAGGDATGAEVHRALRSALERTGVRTMTGRTVGLLQSDSGSIVGVLLDTGTRTEQIDARAVVLATGGIGNAYLASTNPSTVRGDGIALALQAGASLVDMEFVQFHPTVLYTGETSGQLPLVTEAVRGEGAVLRDIHGRRIMDGLHPRADLAPRDIVARAIESTMRRDGSDHVWLDATGVAPDVLRRRFPTVLASCARIGVDLLSEQIPVAPAEHFLCGGVRTDRNGATEVPGLYAVGEVAATGVHGANRLASNSLLEGLVFGRRVATALTLDLPALDRGRTHELVLGEDREPERIRTILTRYAGIRRDGAGLNAAADELGSAGTGPLATVARSVVAAATARQDSRGCHWRSDHPRPDSRWDEHIVVRLDEAGTTPEISNMFLSYAAHK from the coding sequence ATGACGCGCGCGGTGGACGTCGTCGTCATCGGCTCCGGCGTCGCCGGCCTGTCGACCGCACTGGGTCTCGCGGCGACCCGTGAGGTGCTACTGCTCAGCGCGGGCGACGGCAGCACCCCCTGGGCGCAGGGCGGCGTCTCGGCCGCGTACGGCGAGGACGATCCGCTCGACCACGCGCACGACACCGACGTCGCGGGCGCGGGCTTCTGCGACCCCCGCAACGTCCGGGCGCTGGTCGAGGAAGGACCGCAGCGGGTCGCCGAGCTCATCGCCCACGGGGCTCGCTTCGACCGCAACGCCGACGGATCGCTGTCGAGGACTCTGGAGGGCGGTCACAGCCGTCCACGGATCGTGCACGCCGGCGGTGACGCCACCGGCGCGGAGGTGCATCGGGCGCTCCGCAGCGCCCTGGAGCGGACCGGCGTACGGACGATGACCGGACGGACCGTCGGGCTGCTCCAGTCGGACTCCGGAAGCATCGTCGGCGTGCTGCTCGACACCGGCACGCGGACCGAGCAGATTGACGCGCGCGCCGTGGTGCTCGCCACCGGCGGTATCGGCAACGCGTACCTGGCCAGCACCAACCCGTCGACGGTGCGTGGCGACGGCATCGCCTTGGCGCTGCAGGCGGGCGCATCGCTGGTGGACATGGAGTTCGTCCAGTTCCACCCGACCGTGCTCTACACCGGCGAGACCAGCGGCCAGTTGCCCTTGGTCACCGAGGCGGTCCGGGGTGAAGGCGCCGTACTGCGTGACATCCACGGCCGCCGGATCATGGACGGGCTGCACCCGCGGGCCGATCTGGCTCCGCGGGACATCGTCGCGCGGGCGATCGAGTCGACGATGCGGCGGGACGGATCCGACCACGTCTGGCTCGATGCGACTGGTGTCGCGCCCGACGTACTCCGACGGCGGTTCCCGACCGTGCTGGCGTCCTGCGCACGCATCGGCGTGGACCTGCTGTCCGAGCAGATTCCGGTCGCGCCGGCCGAGCACTTCCTCTGCGGCGGCGTCCGGACCGACCGCAACGGAGCAACCGAAGTACCAGGTCTGTACGCCGTCGGCGAGGTCGCGGCGACCGGCGTCCACGGGGCCAACCGGCTCGCGTCCAACAGCCTGCTGGAAGGCCTGGTCTTCGGCCGGCGCGTCGCAACGGCCCTGACTCTCGACCTCCCGGCGCTGGACCGCGGCCGCACGCACGAGCTCGTGCTCGGCGAGGATCGCGAGCCGGAGCGGATCCGCACGATCCTGACCCGGTACGCCGGTATCCGCCGCGACGGCGCCGGCCTGAACGCCGCCGCGGACGAGCTCGGCTCCGCGGGCACCGGGCCGCTCGCGACAGTGGCACGATCCGTCGTCGCGGCAGCAACAGCCCGGCAGGACAGCCGCGGCTGCCACTGGCGCTCCGACCATCCCCGCCCCGACTCCCGCTGGGACGAGCACATCGTCGTACGCCTCGACGAAGCCGGGACGACTCCGGAAATATCCAACATGTTCCTGTCCTACGCTGCCCATAAATAA
- the nadA gene encoding quinolinate synthase NadA, translating into MTVGTAITWQDEVRRLAQERDAVVLAHNYQEPAIQDVADHVGDSLALSRIAASTDASTIVFCGVHFMAETAKLLSPDKTVLIPTAQAGCSLADTIDADQLRAWKAEHPDAAVVAYVNTSAAVKAEADVCCTSSNAVEVVNSIPADQPILFLPDQFLGAHVRRQTGRDNIEVWMGECHVHAGISAADLRAQVAADPEAEVLIHPECGCASSAVWLAGVGDLPAERTHILSTAGMLDTARDLTAKTALIATEIGMLHQLRKVNQQTNFLPVNPKASCRFMKMITPELLVRCLREGRDEIQLPPEIIERARRSVERMVAIGKPAGAR; encoded by the coding sequence GTGACCGTTGGCACAGCAATCACATGGCAGGACGAGGTACGCCGCCTCGCCCAGGAGCGGGACGCCGTCGTACTCGCCCACAACTACCAGGAACCGGCGATCCAGGACGTCGCCGACCACGTCGGCGATTCCCTCGCGCTGTCGAGGATCGCGGCGAGCACGGACGCGTCCACGATCGTGTTCTGCGGCGTGCACTTCATGGCGGAGACCGCCAAACTGCTCAGCCCGGACAAGACCGTGCTGATCCCGACCGCGCAGGCGGGCTGCTCGCTCGCGGACACCATCGACGCCGACCAGTTGCGGGCCTGGAAGGCCGAGCACCCCGACGCCGCGGTGGTCGCCTATGTCAACACCAGCGCCGCGGTGAAGGCCGAGGCAGACGTCTGCTGTACGTCGTCCAATGCGGTGGAGGTGGTGAACTCGATCCCGGCGGACCAGCCGATCCTGTTCCTGCCCGACCAGTTCCTCGGCGCGCATGTCCGGCGGCAGACCGGCCGGGACAACATCGAGGTGTGGATGGGCGAGTGCCACGTGCACGCCGGCATCAGCGCGGCCGATCTGCGCGCCCAGGTGGCCGCCGATCCCGAGGCCGAGGTCCTGATCCATCCCGAATGCGGCTGCGCGTCGTCGGCGGTCTGGCTCGCGGGTGTCGGCGACCTGCCGGCCGAGCGGACCCACATCCTGTCCACCGCCGGCATGCTGGACACCGCTCGCGACCTGACCGCGAAAACGGCTCTGATCGCGACCGAGATCGGCATGCTCCACCAGCTCCGCAAGGTCAACCAGCAGACGAACTTCCTGCCGGTGAACCCGAAGGCGTCCTGCCGGTTCATGAAGATGATCACCCCGGAGCTGCTGGTCCGGTGCCTGCGCGAGGGACGCGACGAGATCCAGCTCCCGCCCGAGATCATCGAGCGGGCCCGGCGTTCGGTCGAGCGGATGGTCGCGATCGGCAAGCCGGCGGGTGCTCGATGA
- the nadC gene encoding carboxylating nicotinate-nucleotide diphosphorylase — protein sequence MQLTTETVRTAVLAALAEDQAADDVTTRWSVPADLRVEATMIAKQPGRVAGLPLVAGVFAAIDPDVSVELVVADGDPVVPGQLLARLSGPARSILTGERVALNFVQRMSGIATLTSAFVAAIGAHPVRLLDTRKTAPGLRATDKYAVSCGGGTNHRLDLAAMVLLKENHLAAAGGVLPAVRRVRDGMTAEGRELAIEVEVTTTEEARQALDCQVEWILLDNMTADEMARIVERRNTTGSGSRLEASGTVTLDTIADVAATGVDAVSVGALTHSPAALDISLLVA from the coding sequence GTGCAACTGACGACAGAAACGGTCCGGACCGCGGTACTGGCCGCACTGGCCGAGGACCAGGCGGCAGACGACGTCACCACGCGATGGAGTGTCCCGGCGGACCTGCGGGTCGAGGCGACGATGATCGCCAAGCAGCCGGGCCGCGTGGCCGGGCTGCCACTGGTGGCAGGCGTGTTCGCCGCGATCGATCCCGACGTCTCGGTGGAGCTGGTGGTCGCCGACGGCGACCCGGTCGTCCCGGGGCAGCTACTGGCACGGTTGAGCGGCCCGGCCCGCTCGATCCTCACCGGCGAGCGGGTGGCGCTGAACTTCGTCCAGCGGATGTCGGGCATCGCAACTCTCACGTCGGCCTTCGTGGCGGCGATCGGGGCGCACCCGGTCCGGCTCCTCGACACCCGCAAGACCGCGCCCGGCCTGCGGGCCACGGACAAGTACGCCGTGAGCTGCGGAGGCGGCACGAACCACCGCCTCGACCTGGCCGCCATGGTGCTGCTGAAGGAGAACCATCTCGCCGCGGCCGGCGGCGTCCTCCCGGCCGTTCGCCGGGTCCGGGACGGCATGACCGCGGAAGGCCGGGAGCTGGCGATCGAGGTCGAGGTCACCACCACCGAGGAAGCCCGCCAGGCGCTGGACTGCCAGGTCGAGTGGATCCTGCTCGACAACATGACGGCCGACGAGATGGCCCGGATCGTCGAGCGGCGCAACACCACCGGGTCCGGCTCCCGGCTCGAGGCCTCCGGCACCGTCACCCTCGACACCATCGCCGACGTCGCCGCCACCGGTGTCGACGCCGTCTCGGTCGGCGCCCTGACCCACTCCCCCGCGGCGCTCGACATCAGCCTGCTCGTCGCTTAG
- a CDS encoding NUDIX domain-containing protein, whose product MLAIVLSVRDGRLCVLLWKRARSPFRGRWALPGGGVEPAQRLREAITAHLAAKVDVRDVAHLEQVATHSAIDRDPRARVLATGYLGLVPSDVRPVLPADTVWHPVDELPPTAFDHHFFIEAAVARLRAKLSYTNIGFALAPLEFTIAELRDLFGAALGYELGATNLTRVLTRRHVIDPTDRRAAPGQSGGRPATVYKFAARELTVTDPFAVLRPPR is encoded by the coding sequence GTGCTCGCCATCGTTCTGTCGGTCCGCGACGGCAGGTTGTGCGTCCTGCTGTGGAAGCGCGCCCGGAGTCCGTTCCGTGGCCGCTGGGCGCTTCCCGGCGGCGGGGTCGAGCCCGCGCAGCGGCTGCGGGAGGCGATCACCGCACACCTCGCGGCGAAGGTCGACGTCCGCGACGTCGCGCACCTCGAGCAGGTAGCCACCCACAGCGCGATCGACCGCGATCCGCGGGCCCGCGTGCTGGCCACGGGGTATCTCGGCCTGGTGCCGTCCGACGTACGGCCGGTGTTGCCGGCGGACACGGTCTGGCACCCGGTCGACGAGCTGCCGCCGACCGCGTTCGACCATCACTTCTTCATCGAGGCCGCGGTCGCGCGGCTGCGCGCCAAGCTGTCGTACACCAACATCGGGTTCGCGCTGGCTCCGCTGGAGTTCACCATCGCCGAGCTGCGCGACCTCTTCGGCGCCGCCCTGGGGTACGAGCTCGGCGCCACCAATCTCACCCGCGTCCTGACCCGGCGGCACGTGATCGACCCGACGGACCGCCGAGCCGCCCCCGGTCAGAGCGGCGGCCGGCCCGCGACCGTCTACAAGTTCGCCGCCCGCGAACTGACCGTCACGGACCCCTTCGCCGTACTCCGCCCACCCCGCTGA
- a CDS encoding LysE family translocator — translation MSSILAFAALSVVLVIIPGPAVMLVLKSAVARGRRPALLTALGVLTADLVWAASSVAGLTALLVSSQIAFDVVRYVGAAYLIYLGIKLLVTRATAGASDHGAVLSGAGKPRSRRRAFREGLVTDLSNPKTVIVFTSVIPQFIGHGARPVEALMLGAMFALIGFLSLVAYALVFSTAAKLLRDARVTRAILRVGGAILAVFGVGLAIERPAV, via the coding sequence ATGTCATCGATCCTCGCCTTCGCCGCTCTGTCCGTGGTCCTGGTCATCATTCCCGGGCCGGCGGTGATGCTGGTTCTCAAGAGCGCGGTCGCTCGTGGCCGGAGGCCCGCGCTCCTCACCGCGCTGGGGGTCCTGACCGCGGATCTTGTCTGGGCTGCGTCCTCGGTGGCCGGCCTGACCGCGCTGCTCGTGTCGTCCCAGATCGCGTTCGACGTGGTTCGGTACGTCGGAGCCGCATACCTGATCTATCTCGGCATCAAGCTCCTGGTCACCCGGGCGACCGCTGGGGCGTCGGATCACGGCGCTGTGTTGTCCGGGGCCGGCAAACCGCGCAGCCGTCGGCGGGCGTTCCGGGAAGGCCTCGTGACCGACCTGTCCAACCCGAAGACCGTGATCGTCTTCACCAGCGTCATCCCTCAGTTCATCGGCCACGGTGCGCGGCCTGTCGAGGCCCTGATGCTCGGTGCGATGTTCGCGCTGATCGGATTCCTGTCGCTGGTCGCCTACGCGCTGGTCTTCAGCACCGCCGCCAAGCTGCTGCGCGATGCGAGGGTGACCCGCGCGATCCTGCGTGTGGGCGGCGCGATCCTGGCCGTGTTCGGCGTCGGACTCGCAATCGAGCGCCCGGCGGTGTAG